From Centroberyx gerrardi isolate f3 chromosome 15, fCenGer3.hap1.cur.20231027, whole genome shotgun sequence:
CAGGGAAAGTCTGGGAATTTGATAAATCCTCCAAGAACGTCAGGGGAATATCAGAGAAAGAACGGGTGACTTTACAGGAatacagcagaatgtattttacagctttgtttcacacattcattgctttAGATTGTAGTTATCAGTCcatctgtagtggaaaccagactgttcacccctttagaaaaaaacaacattaacaaaccaggaaggaagaataTTTTAAAGTCATGGAAACGCCCCGACTTcattatggaaagtcatggaattctaCATCACAGCCACAGTGGGAAATTGAGAGGGAgtgaagaaggagagaaaatcgtttgttattaataataaaaataataacatgttttatttctgaATACCTTAAAATGAAGGCGATCCATGTTATTATTTGCTGAgtatctcctcccctctgcaggTGTTCGACATGTACCAGGGCTTCGCTCAGCACCACGGCTGGGCCTTCGACGTCCTGGAGTACATGACCAGCGAGATAGGTCAGTggacacatacgcacacacacacacacacacacacacacacacacacaacttcgaCTTGTACTTtaatgacttgaaaaggtttctaaagtcttgacttgagatcttgtgtttgtgtaaatgacttagattgaaagtgatgagatttgttccagcagacgactgaatttaaattctgttttctgaatttgtatggaatgattgaatttattgaagttgaaactgattctagaaatcaaactcatgatgcgcttaccaagtttttatcctattaaaaccatattgcattgaaaagtcctagatatttagttttctttaagatattaaattgatactggactcttgatttgttctgacttgacttgctgttctacatttagacttgagacttgactttaatgacttggacttgacttggacttgacttggtaatctacatttagacttgggacttgacttgagacttgtgcctcaagacttgagactgacttgggactcgagcaaagttgacttggtcacacctcggGCTGAGAGAAAAGGACACCGTGTTTTGAAATCTTGACTAATAATCCTAATATTGGTACTGATCGGCGTCGTGCGTCCAGGCGGCCTGCGTCACGCCTCGGCCAGCATCAGCGGCCCTCAGAGCTACAAGAGGATGAAGTTTGAGGCCGGAGTCCATCGAGTCCAGAGGGTCCCCAAGACCGAGAAACAGGGCCGCATGCACACCAGCACCATGACCGTGGCTGTCCTGCCCCAACCCACTGAGGTACGGCTTccactagaatgtcctactcaagtagaattACTGTTACtatgctgatattttacttaaaaataagtactggtgtaaaaatctacttctACTAAGTAAAAAGTGTCTTTGTTTAATATCAGAGTCTCCCTACTTGCTGGTACAACGACCCAAACTCCACACGGGGATCTTTAAAGTCTCACCTTATGTTTTCTTGTATTGTTCTTCACTGCCTTTTTATTGTTGCATgtgttgaatgtatgtatgcGAAAGGCAGGTTGTCTTAATATATTTAAATTGAATATTGTTTAGCCCTGATTTAACCACACAAGTAAGACACGGTGTTGTTACAAGCAACAGTGTGGGGGAGTAGTTTTGTTCTTCTGCTTGTCTGCTGTTAATGTTGatgaaaattgtgtgtgtgtgtgtttgtgtgtgtgtgtgtttccctcccAGATCTCGTTCACGATCAACCCTAAGGACCTGAGGATAGAGACTAAGAGGGCGAGCGGAGCTGGAGGCCAACATGTCAACACCACAGACAGCGCAGTGAGAATCGTCCATCTGCCCACAggtaaacactgaaaacacactctGTTTTCATAGAAAGACGATATTTTATAGTTTGTTTTAAGAAAGAGGGATTGGATTTGGGCTACTTTTGGTCCATCCCTAAATGTCAACAGTACTTAACACTTTTTTAGACTTCATTTCTAACTTATTTTTGGCTGAAAAAGGCCTATGCTTTATTAAACTTCAGAAATACAGCTTTGCAGCTTATCCATAGATAAAACTACACCTAATATGCAATACACTCACACTGATACTGCAGTGCATATTTACTTGTTTAAGGTTAGATTATGAGTTAGTGTTAGCCATGTAGTGGTTAGGATTAATAGTAGAGTTATGGAATGAGTACAAATTAATGGAATGCCCTCAtaagtaatacaaatgtgtatgtgtgtgtgtgttccccattTAGTTAAAGGGACAATGCGCTTTtgggaacagaaaaaaagagacattatCAGTCTGAACTCctaaatgaagtgtgtgtgtgtgtgtgtgtgtgtgtgtgtgtgtgttaggcgtGGTTTCGGAGTGCCAGCAGGAACGGTCCCAGCTGAAGAACAGGGAAAAGGCCATGAAGGTGCTGAGAGCGAAACTGTACAGCatgaggctggaggaggagaccaGCAAACGCTACAACCAACGCAAAATACAGGTGGGACGCATTCAGATATAATGCAGAATACAGGATGGGACGCATTCAGTTATAATGCAGAATACAGGTGGGACGCATTCAGTTATAATGCAGAATACAGGTGGGACGCATTCAGTTATAATGCAGAATACAGGTGGGACGCATTCAGATATAATGCAGAATACAGGTGGGACGCATTCAGTTATAATGCAGAATACAGGTGGGACGCATTCAGATATAATGCAGAATACAGGCGGGACACATTCagataaaatggaaaatatagGTGGGACACATTCAGCTATAAGTTAAAATACAAGTAAGAAAAATACAGATGTAAGGCATCATGCAGATCCTGTCTACACCTGTAACTCATCATCCAATCcagtgtcttgtctgtctgtttaaaCGACTTATTAATtatatttttcaccattttgcacattttgagcACTGTTTGCACCATGTctgattaaaataataataaaggaaCCCTTTCTGCTATCTCAGCTCCCTGATTTCCTTTCTtgcaacattattattataacgcAAGAAATCAGTGTTTGGGTTCTTCTGTTGTCTAAAGTTGTTAGGAGACAGATATGCAGAAATAATGAACGTTTAAGCAGAAGACAGTGTTGTCAAACTGAtaatcatgattttttttttctttgcaatgtCTTACAATGTCTTCTTCAGGCCCTTGTGTAATTTAGCAACCTCATGTTAGCCCATGGCTGCATGCTGGCTACATGTTTAATGAAATGCATTTTCTTGAATCTTAGAACAAAGATAACCAAGCTCTAATCTTTATTAAAGACAAAGTTCAATTGTATTGACTGGTGCATTCAATTAATGTGCGTGTGAAGACCTTAATAAATACTTCTTTGGACATCTCTGCATATCTCAGCATTTAATTTGTTCTAATCGGACACTCTGTGGAGATTGCTACCAGTCGGTAACTAGTACCTTGGGCAATACATCAGCATTGGTCCTTTTGAAtatctaactaactaactaatttaAACATATGAATATAAAATTCAACCTCAGACTGCAACTTCACTCGTTTCCCCTCCTCGTCCTCCAGATTGGCAACAGAGGCAGATCGGAGAAGATCCGGACCTACAACTTCCCCCAGGACCGGATAACGGACCACCGGATCGGGATGACGGCGCACAACGTCCGGAGCTTCCTGCTGGGAGAGGACCTGCTGGAAGAGATGAACTCCTCGCTGCAGGACTTCTCCAACCAGGAGACGCTCATGGAGCTGCTGGGAGAAAACGAGCAGGAGGGGTGCTGAGCGTCTGGCAGCATCGAGTCAGGCTGAGTGAGAAGGAAACTTCTTTCTGTTGTCATGGTAAACATGGTGCAGGTGTTGTCCTTGTCCTCGAATATTGTTCATTCCTATCTGGAAAATCCCTCAAGGACCATGAGGGATTTTGGGGTAgcgctgcacaattaatcaaaaaaaaaaaaacccaaacgaaaatcgcaatatgaactacttcaattttcaaatcgcatgGGACTGCAATTATTGTATCAGAGTGGTGGCTGCTCAAAATGGACTCCTAAACATGGTATTCTGGTGCTGTAAATAAAATTGCACATTGTAACAAAAACTTTTATTGTATTCACATGGAACTAACCTTAAGCAACAACATCTCCGTTTTGCATTAAAAATGTTTCCTGTTTactgaaaaatctaaaatattgaaaaatctgtGTCTGTATACTGCTTTGATATTTATATCGCAactgcaatattcagcaaaataattGCTTTGAGAGCAATATGATTATTCGTCAATATCGTGCAGCGGGGTAGATCCAGTCTTAACACTTCAGTAGGAATGTCCAGGAATCAATTTCAATAGGAATGTCCATTTTATCTCAGATACAGACAACAGATTCCCATTTTTAAATCCATACACATGTCCAGGAGTGAAACCATGACAAAAGTCTCTTATAAAATGACTGAACTACTGAGTAATCATATTAAGACACTTTGAAAATGTCTCCAAACCTGCCTgagctttaataataataataatgactcaTGGATTGATTAAAAGGACTCGTTGACTGTGTGATCATCCTTAAAGTTTTGAAGTTGCAGTTTTGTCGTTGGATGCAAAttcctcccagtcctctagtgtCTCTACATGCTTTCATTCAGCAGCAgtggctcccagttgctggaAAATTaccagggttagaccgatatagaTCGATTTGCCAATTTATTGGGCCGGTATTGGGCTTTTAttgaatatcagatatcggccagtcagtgttgtccaactctgacatgatggaggttcctccctgaccacagctacagaaaacagtctgtaaaacctgcagtgaaatagaattttctttacacattttatttattcatttaattgttcagttatgttttttttggaaatgacttaatttaaaggcagtaatgtatcccagtgtttctctaccattgaataggtgtgtgtgtgtgaaagtatttcatcagtctgggtttcagtggagagttttagtgacCCATGATAgttgaaatgctgtttcagaggcttttccacccggaCAAGAAaaaactctgggggaaacactgaatacttccaAGAATCCAAAGATATTTACCTTCAAAATCCATATTGGTCTAAGTTGAACCCTATTGGGAACAACAGTGAACTCTGACCCCTGAACTTCAGTTACCTCCTTACAGCAAAGATCCTCGTAGAAACACTGCAACCCCCAAAGGGCGTGCGTTGCTTTAATAAGGCCACTAGGTCGAGCCAGAGAGCCTGATGGAGGaaagttacatttacatttcaggcattttgcTGATGTTCTTAGCCGCAGCGACTGTAATGATGCTTCTGTTACACTCTGCTCCTTCCTGTCACATCTTACACTGTCATGTGAAACAAGTACAGAGTTCAGTCAAGCAATGAAtcaaaaactttattttccccgaggggaaatttgtTTGGCAAGCAGAGCAGACATCTCTCAACAGCCGTACAcgtacaaaaaatatataaaaacaggATCAAAGATAAAAAGCAATtgataaaagcaataaaacaccGGACAGTAAGATGCAAAATGGCTAAGacaataaagacgtttaaaagAATAACAATGCCTATATATGCAAGTTCACAGCTGTGTCGacaaatgcattttttagtCAGTTGTGAATGTGATTATGAACACACATTGTTAATATCAGTtaatcctctctcctctacttgTAGTTTATTTGAATAGGATTCAGATGGAGTGGACTGTTTGGCGCAGATTTTCTGTCCGCTGTCATTAACACACagactgtatatacacataatGCAGCAGAAGTAGCAGTGCAGTTTTGCGATAAGAAAAATATTCCACATTAAGGTACATTGTTAAATGATTTATTATCTTGTGTGAGTGCATATTCCATTGTAGTTCAATGGTTTGTTAACTGACAAAGCGGCTGAATTACAGGTTGATATTTACCAGCAGCTTATGATCAACCCCCCTTTCATGTTATTTGAGCTTTGTGCAGCAGCTCATTGTGTCTTTTATATCATCAGTGGTCACAAACCGGTTTTCACTGGACTAATTAAAATACAACCAAACCACAGACAGCAtatggtgtgcgtgtgtgtgatgtttatcTGCCCAACAAAGGCACACAGCAGTAACTACCTTTTATGtatttaaaggtcaaaggtaaTGACCAGTTTATCTTTGATATCAACAAAACATTGCCCATAAATAAGTGATATTAAACAATACACAGCCCACTTATGTACCAACTAATATTTTTGTCTCAGCAGAAGTCAATATgaagttatttttctttcatttttcatgctGTTTGGGTTTGCAGGGCTTGGTTTGCAATTTTAAGAGAAatgggtgagagggagagagaggggtatgtgaaaatataaaaatgtaaattaatttccTTTGAGATATCATCTTCTATTTTTGAGATTTTAGCTTGAAGGGTGTGTCAGTTTGCTCAGTATCCCCACCGGGTTCACTGAAGTTTCATATCATCTCCTGTTATCTCCAGTAAACCCTTTAGCAAAGACGCTTCATTGTTGAACTACATCACCCACGATCCTCTACTGCGCTACAGAGTACCAAGGTTGACTAATCGAGCGTGGACGCATCGTCCCCCTCCGCTCGCCCACTCGCTGTCCAATTTTCCCCCAACAGTCGCATCCTGCTTGCCAGCGCTACCGTTAGCTAGCTACACAGGAGGTTAACTGGTAATTTTCAGTGGGGAAATTTCCTTTTGATATCTGAACACAATGACATTTCTTTGACAAAGTCGTTTGGGAAAATGACTGTTCGGTATTTCCGTGCCAATACCTCTCACAGAAGGCAAAATTTCCCCCGTGAAGTCACCGTTTTCACTTCGAGCTCGGTTGCTAAACGGGGCTAGCAAGTCATTTCGTTTTGACAAGCGGCTGCTCGCCTGGCTCAGCTGT
This genomic window contains:
- the mtrf1l gene encoding peptide chain release factor 1-like, mitochondrial isoform X1, whose protein sequence is MAYRRAVNLIPRGKECVFSLLRPCFQKSPNVIFGQGSQAGLCVGLHHQPPSQCRNITRTLHTGAPLMVAKLLPVDELFAIRSLQDYLKKMEAEYSECLKTVNSGVTEEQQEAEDQLRAKRTKVSLLAPLIHSIRELDNKQKEIAETESLLTDEDPDLRELADLERESCLKDIQALRQKILGLLIPEEEADLSDLVLELTAGVGGQEAMLFTAEVFDMYQGFAQHHGWAFDVLEYMTSEIGGLRHASASISGPQSYKRMKFEAGVHRVQRVPKTEKQGRMHTSTMTVAVLPQPTEISFTINPKDLRIETKRASGAGGQHVNTTDSAVRIVHLPTGVVSECQQERSQLKNREKAMKVLRAKLYSMRLEEETSKRYNQRKIQIGNRGRSEKIRTYNFPQDRITDHRIGMTAHNVRSFLLGEDLLEEMNSSLQDFSNQETLMELLGENEQEGC